The Dehalococcoidia bacterium genomic sequence CGCCCGCCGCCCGCCGGGACCGTACCCGCCGCGGTAGCCTTCGGACTCACTGCTTGGAAACGTAACAGCGCAGCTGTGACGCAGGCATCGAACTACAGCGGCCGAGCGTTACGCATCCATGCCCTGCGCTAGTGTGGCCGGCGGCCCGGCCTGGCCGTCGCTCCGTTCTGGCCGCGCGCGCCCGCCTGCTTCCTCGCGGCCTGTCGCCTCCGGTTCGCGGCCTGCTCCAGGGCCTGGGCGCGGGAGACGTAGTGGTCTTTGAGCCGGTTCAGGTCGCGTTCGCTCAGGTCCTCGGCCTCAACCATGCGGTTGTTCGTGCCGCTGCCGGCGATAAGGAGCTCGTCCAGTTTCGCGTGCAGGGCGCGGCTGTCGCGGTTCTGGGTGTTCTGGATGACAAACACCATCAGGAAGGTAATGACCGTCGT encodes the following:
- a CDS encoding low affinity iron permease family protein, with the translated sequence MPGRARGHQRSRARTPSRQRRGRADVLSEAFRRFAQSLAHLAGTVGAFAVALLVVLLWAATGPLFGFSDTWQLVINTGTTVITFLMVFVIQNTQNRDSRALHAKLDELLIAGSGTNNRMVEAEDLSERDLNRLKDHYVSRAQALEQAANRRRQAARKQAGARGQNGATARPGRRPH